A genome region from Tolypothrix sp. PCC 7712 includes the following:
- a CDS encoding metallophosphoesterase, giving the protein MHWLFTGHLRVDKLTVKITDLPVSLEGLKLVQLSDFHYDGLRLSDEMLEEAIALTNEAEPDVVVLTGDYVTDDPTPIHKLTQRLKYLESRYGVYAILGNHDIHYSHSKAEVTNAFTKIGVNVLWNEIAYPVGAELPFIGLADYWSREFHPAPVMNQLDSATPRIVLSHNPDTAKILQQWRVDLQLSGHTHGGHIVIPGIGPLVFHYKKLLKKLPKKLRSWVSFFLGDFSTVVRYWEWAQGFHKVGSNQLYINRGLGTYRPGRLFCPPEVTVITLIRE; this is encoded by the coding sequence ATGCACTGGTTATTTACAGGACATTTAAGAGTAGATAAACTAACGGTTAAGATTACAGACTTACCTGTATCTTTAGAAGGCTTAAAGTTAGTTCAGTTATCAGATTTTCATTACGATGGTTTGCGATTATCGGATGAGATGTTAGAAGAAGCGATCGCACTGACTAATGAAGCCGAACCTGATGTAGTAGTCTTAACTGGTGACTATGTAACGGACGATCCGACTCCGATTCATAAATTAACCCAACGTCTCAAATATCTAGAAAGCCGTTATGGAGTCTATGCCATACTTGGTAACCATGACATCCATTACAGCCACTCCAAAGCAGAAGTAACAAATGCATTTACTAAGATTGGAGTTAATGTCTTGTGGAATGAAATCGCTTATCCTGTAGGCGCAGAATTACCATTTATCGGATTAGCTGATTATTGGTCAAGAGAATTTCACCCAGCACCAGTAATGAATCAACTAGACTCCGCCACACCCCGCATTGTTTTATCCCATAACCCCGATACTGCTAAGATATTGCAACAATGGCGAGTAGATTTACAGCTATCTGGTCATACCCACGGAGGTCATATAGTCATACCAGGTATTGGCCCTTTGGTGTTTCATTATAAAAAGCTGCTGAAGAAACTACCCAAAAAATTGCGGAGTTGGGTATCTTTTTTCCTTGGGGATTTCTCTACAGTAGTGCGATATTGGGAATGGGCCCAAGGATTTCACAAAGTTGGCAGTAATCAGTTATATATCAATCGTGGCTTAGGAACTTATCGACCAGGACGCTTATTTTGTCCGCCAGAAGTAACTGTAATTACCTTAATTCGTGAATAG
- a CDS encoding caspase family protein, with the protein MKRRTFLQRIGSTLTVLGITEAEWLNWGNRYYQALAQPSVRKLALLIGINQYSQNPALSGCLTDVELQKELLMHRFGFPAANILTLTEEQANREFIEAAFLEHLGKQARTGDVVVFHFSGYGTRINIEADQVQNALIAVNTQNSQNSNYLLEETLLLLLRSLSTDRVTAVLDTSYYAPNSAGLPGLRVRSRPEVDSQLATAELEFLKQLKTQNSLIKGEVTPPLLLSATGDSQQAAREVLLSGFSAGLFTYALTQYLWEVTPTKTIQVSLSQVETAMRKLGSKQQPALVSSKKNPQAVFIGDNFAPDTSVGGEGAITAIEEDGKTVSLWLAGLPPQVLENYSINSRFSLVTGEPLILRSRAGLTAKAQLSNVNPTNPLQVGQLVQETVRVLPRNISLIVALDTALERIERVDATSAFASIAHVSAVVAGEQPADYLFGKLSPTPTCYSLFSLSGEAIPNIAGEPGEAVKIAVQRLGPKLPTLLAAKLWRLTENEGSSRLAIKASLEIINTLAPRVVMQRETMRTLGNETATNKSPSTGIVPIGSKLQYRLQNLGDRAVYLILLGLKNNRSAIAFYPWQTSSEPNISPSKPLVKQLVIAPGETFTLPQSAAAAEWVIPGPAYECEHQLIFSTSPFNETLTTLETAKNQTTDQQPIGPLLNPLEVAQALLQDLHNASSVKAEINGTAADSYVLDVNHWATLSFNFQVA; encoded by the coding sequence ATGAAGCGTCGGACTTTTTTACAACGGATTGGTTCAACTCTCACAGTTTTGGGTATAACTGAAGCTGAGTGGTTGAACTGGGGAAATCGCTATTACCAAGCGTTGGCGCAACCTAGTGTGCGTAAGTTGGCATTGTTGATTGGCATTAATCAATACTCCCAAAATCCTGCCCTGAGTGGGTGTTTGACTGATGTTGAACTGCAAAAAGAATTGCTGATGCATCGCTTTGGCTTCCCCGCAGCCAATATCCTCACGTTAACAGAGGAACAAGCTAACCGAGAATTTATTGAAGCTGCTTTTTTAGAACATCTGGGTAAGCAAGCGAGAACAGGTGATGTTGTAGTATTTCACTTTAGCGGCTACGGTACTCGCATCAATATAGAAGCCGATCAAGTGCAAAATGCTCTCATCGCAGTTAATACACAAAATAGTCAAAATAGCAATTATTTATTAGAAGAAACTTTATTATTATTGTTGCGATCGCTCTCTACAGATCGGGTCACTGCGGTATTAGATACTAGCTACTATGCACCAAATAGTGCTGGGTTACCAGGCTTAAGAGTACGTTCCCGTCCCGAAGTAGATAGTCAGCTAGCAACAGCAGAACTGGAATTTCTTAAACAGCTAAAAACGCAAAATTCTCTCATTAAGGGAGAAGTTACCCCACCCTTGCTATTGTCCGCCACAGGCGATTCCCAGCAAGCCGCGCGGGAAGTTTTGCTATCAGGTTTTAGCGCGGGGTTATTTACCTACGCTTTAACGCAATATCTATGGGAAGTTACACCGACTAAGACAATTCAAGTCAGCCTTTCTCAAGTAGAAACGGCGATGCGTAAGCTGGGTAGCAAGCAGCAGCCAGCTTTAGTCAGTAGCAAGAAAAATCCCCAAGCTGTTTTCATTGGCGATAATTTTGCTCCTGATACCTCAGTTGGGGGTGAAGGTGCAATTACAGCCATAGAAGAAGATGGCAAAACCGTGAGTTTATGGTTAGCGGGATTACCACCCCAAGTATTGGAAAACTACAGTATTAACTCCCGATTTAGCTTAGTTACTGGAGAACCGCTAATATTGCGATCGCGTGCTGGGTTAACAGCTAAAGCACAACTTTCCAATGTTAATCCTACGAATCCTTTACAAGTAGGGCAATTGGTACAAGAAACTGTGCGTGTTTTACCCCGCAATATTAGTTTAATTGTGGCTTTAGATACGGCACTAGAGAGAATTGAACGAGTAGATGCTACTAGCGCCTTTGCTTCAATAGCCCATGTTTCTGCTGTCGTGGCGGGAGAACAACCAGCAGATTATCTATTTGGCAAACTTTCGCCAACACCTACATGCTACAGTTTATTTTCTCTCAGTGGCGAAGCTATACCCAACATTGCTGGCGAACCCGGAGAAGCGGTAAAAATCGCAGTGCAAAGGTTGGGGCCGAAATTACCCACCTTGTTAGCAGCTAAGTTATGGCGACTTACAGAAAATGAAGGCTCTTCACGGTTAGCTATTAAAGCCAGTCTGGAGATTATTAATACTTTAGCGCCGCGTGTGGTGATGCAACGAGAAACCATGCGGACTTTAGGTAATGAAACTGCAACCAACAAATCACCCAGCACAGGGATTGTACCCATTGGTAGTAAATTGCAATATCGCTTACAAAATTTAGGCGATCGCGCCGTATATTTAATTTTGCTGGGATTAAAGAATAACAGAAGTGCGATCGCATTTTATCCCTGGCAAACTTCTTCAGAACCGAACATTTCCCCAAGCAAACCCTTGGTGAAACAATTAGTTATTGCCCCAGGTGAAACATTTACCTTACCACAAAGCGCTGCGGCGGCTGAATGGGTAATTCCTGGCCCAGCTTATGAATGCGAACATCAACTAATTTTTAGCACCAGTCCCTTCAATGAAACCCTAACTACATTGGAAACTGCTAAAAATCAGACGACAGATCAACAACCCATCGGCCCATTATTAAATCCCTTAGAAGTCGCCCAAGCCTTACTACAAGATTTACATAATGCTAGTTCTGTAAAAGCAGAAATTAACGGTACTGCTGCTGACTCTTATGTATTAGATGTGAATCATTGGGCAACCCTCAGCTTTAATTTTCAAGTTGCTTAG
- a CDS encoding bifunctional acetate--CoA ligase family protein/GNAT family N-acetyltransferase has translation MQNTLNSIIEPAYDILRTEKANPLDFIFAPRNVAVIGATEKQGSVGRTLLWNLISSPFGGTVFPVNPKRNSILGIKAYPTIFDVPEKVDLAVIATPAATVPRIIADCVKVGVKSAIILSAGFKEAGPEGIALEQQILQQARLGNMRIVGPNCLGVMSPQSGLNATFASAMARPGNVGFISQSGALCTAILDWSFRENVGFSAFVSLGSMLDVGWGDLIYYLGDDPHTKSIVIYMESVGDARSFLSAAREVALTKPIIVIKAGRTEAAAKAAASHTGALAGSDKVLDAAFRRCGVLRVNSISDLFDMAEVLAKQPRPKGPRLTILTNAGGPGVLATDALISSGGEVAPISEQTRTSLNEFLPAHWSHDNPVDILGDADPQRYTKALEIAAQDPNSDGLLVILTPQSMTDPTATAEQLKHYVETSQQKSQPAKPILASWMGGADVSDGEMILNRQSIPTYAYPDTAARVFSYMWQSSYNLRGIYETPVLPTVNSASGIPNRQYVNKIIQTARLAGRTILTEFESKEILAAYGIPVVGTCIARNEEQAVECAEKLGYPVVLKLFSHIITHKTDVGGVQLNITDAESVRRAYRAIESALQEKVQTDPHYAKLGSENPDIFLGVTVQPMVKTHGYELIIGSSLDPQFGPVLLFGTGGQLVEVFQDRAIALPPLNSTLARRMMEQTQIYKALTGVRGRKSVDMEALEQLMVAFSQLVVEQRWIKEIDINPLLASEEQLIALDGRIILHDADITEEQLPKLAIRPYPTQYIGRWTLKNQTPVTIRPIRPEDEPLMVQFHHTLSEESVYFRYFHLIKLSQRVAHDRLTRICFIDYDREIALVVESQNSTKEAKEILAVGRLSKVHGTNTAEFAIVVSDRVQCQGVGTELLRRLIEIGRDEQLSKITADILAENHGMQKVCEKLGFRIQRTADPTVVKAEFDL, from the coding sequence ATGCAAAATACACTAAATTCAATTATCGAACCTGCCTACGATATTCTCCGCACTGAGAAAGCTAATCCCCTCGATTTCATCTTTGCACCGCGCAATGTCGCTGTAATTGGTGCTACCGAAAAACAAGGTAGTGTCGGACGGACTTTGTTATGGAATTTAATTAGCAGCCCTTTTGGTGGTACTGTTTTTCCCGTCAATCCTAAACGTAATAGCATCCTGGGAATCAAAGCTTACCCAACAATTTTTGATGTCCCAGAAAAAGTAGATTTGGCAGTAATTGCTACCCCAGCAGCCACAGTTCCCAGGATTATTGCTGATTGCGTCAAAGTAGGCGTAAAAAGCGCCATTATCCTCAGCGCAGGTTTTAAAGAAGCAGGGCCAGAAGGCATCGCCTTGGAACAGCAAATTCTGCAACAAGCCCGTCTCGGTAATATGCGGATCGTTGGCCCCAACTGCTTGGGTGTGATGAGTCCCCAATCTGGGCTGAATGCTACCTTTGCTAGTGCGATGGCGCGTCCTGGTAACGTCGGTTTTATTAGTCAAAGTGGTGCGCTTTGCACAGCCATTCTCGATTGGAGTTTCCGGGAAAATGTTGGTTTTAGTGCCTTCGTTTCCCTTGGTTCGATGCTAGATGTGGGCTGGGGCGATTTAATTTATTATCTTGGTGACGATCCCCATACAAAAAGTATTGTAATTTACATGGAATCCGTGGGTGATGCCCGGTCATTCCTCTCAGCAGCTAGAGAAGTAGCTTTAACTAAACCAATTATTGTTATTAAAGCCGGTCGTACCGAAGCCGCCGCTAAAGCCGCCGCGTCCCACACGGGAGCATTAGCAGGTAGTGATAAAGTTTTAGATGCCGCTTTCCGTCGTTGTGGAGTGCTACGCGTCAACAGTATCTCTGACTTGTTTGATATGGCAGAGGTGCTAGCCAAACAACCCCGTCCCAAAGGCCCCCGCCTCACAATTCTCACCAACGCCGGCGGCCCTGGTGTACTGGCTACCGATGCGTTAATTTCATCAGGTGGCGAAGTTGCACCCATTTCCGAACAAACTCGCACGTCCCTCAACGAATTTTTACCCGCCCATTGGAGTCACGACAACCCTGTTGATATTCTGGGTGATGCCGATCCTCAAAGATATACCAAAGCTTTAGAAATTGCGGCTCAAGATCCCAATAGTGATGGCTTATTGGTGATTCTCACACCACAATCGATGACAGATCCCACCGCCACAGCCGAACAACTGAAGCACTATGTAGAAACTTCACAGCAAAAATCTCAACCAGCTAAACCCATCCTGGCAAGTTGGATGGGAGGCGCAGATGTGTCAGATGGAGAGATGATTTTAAATCGTCAAAGTATCCCTACTTACGCTTATCCAGATACGGCGGCGCGTGTATTTAGCTATATGTGGCAGTCTAGTTATAACTTGCGCGGTATCTACGAAACCCCTGTATTACCTACCGTAAATTCTGCTTCCGGTATCCCCAATCGCCAATATGTGAATAAAATCATCCAAACTGCCAGACTCGCAGGACGGACGATTCTCACCGAGTTTGAATCTAAGGAAATCTTAGCAGCTTACGGCATTCCTGTAGTTGGTACTTGTATTGCCCGTAATGAAGAACAAGCGGTTGAATGTGCGGAAAAATTAGGCTATCCTGTCGTGCTGAAGCTGTTTTCCCACATTATTACCCATAAAACCGATGTCGGCGGCGTGCAATTAAATATCACCGATGCAGAATCCGTCAGACGCGCTTACCGTGCCATTGAATCTGCCTTACAAGAGAAGGTACAAACCGATCCGCATTACGCAAAACTCGGCAGCGAAAATCCAGATATCTTCCTGGGTGTTACCGTGCAGCCAATGGTAAAAACCCACGGTTACGAACTGATTATCGGTAGTAGCCTCGATCCGCAATTTGGGCCAGTATTACTATTTGGTACAGGCGGACAACTAGTAGAAGTTTTCCAAGATAGAGCGATCGCACTCCCACCTCTCAACTCTACCCTAGCGCGGCGGATGATGGAACAAACACAGATTTACAAAGCACTCACAGGCGTTAGAGGGCGTAAGAGCGTAGATATGGAAGCTTTAGAACAATTAATGGTGGCATTTAGCCAATTAGTTGTCGAACAACGCTGGATTAAGGAAATTGATATTAACCCCTTACTAGCTTCCGAAGAACAATTAATTGCTTTAGATGGGCGGATTATCCTTCACGATGCCGATATTACAGAGGAGCAACTACCAAAATTAGCGATTCGCCCCTATCCTACACAATATATCGGACGATGGACGCTGAAAAATCAAACTCCAGTTACTATCCGTCCCATCCGTCCCGAAGATGAACCGTTAATGGTGCAATTCCACCACACCCTCTCTGAGGAAAGCGTTTATTTCCGATATTTTCATCTAATTAAATTAAGTCAACGAGTCGCCCACGATCGCCTCACACGTATCTGCTTTATCGACTACGATCGCGAAATTGCCTTAGTCGTAGAATCGCAAAACTCTACCAAAGAAGCCAAAGAAATCTTAGCAGTAGGGCGGTTAAGTAAAGTACATGGCACCAACACCGCCGAATTTGCCATTGTCGTTAGCGATCGCGTGCAATGTCAAGGTGTAGGTACAGAATTACTCAGACGACTCATCGAAATTGGGCGAGATGAGCAACTCAGTAAAATTACTGCTGACATCTTAGCGGAAAATCATGGAATGCAAAAAGTCTGCGAAAAACTTGGTTTCCGCATTCAACGCACCGCAGATCCCACAGTAGTTAAAGCCGAATTTGATTTGTAG
- a CDS encoding metallophosphoesterase, with amino-acid sequence MHWLLSGPLSTEKLTVKIADLPASLKGKKLVQMSDFHYDGFGLSEAMLEQAIAVSNQAQPDLVLLTGDYVNRSPQPIHKLVLRLKNLQSRTGIYAILGNHDICYQHSRAEITDAFNKIGVPVLWNDIAYPLGKELPLVGLADRYSQEFNPVPVMNQLDPDIPRIVLSHNPDTAELLQAWRIDLQLSGHTHGGQIVIPRFGPALAYYRKIVQKIPKKVRQFMPFLQVSNYTVRHWEWAQGLHQIGKNQLYVNRGLGTYLPGRLFCRPEVTIITLQSQ; translated from the coding sequence ATGCACTGGTTACTATCAGGGCCGTTGAGTACAGAAAAATTGACGGTTAAGATTGCAGACTTACCTGCATCTTTAAAAGGTAAAAAGCTGGTGCAGATGTCAGATTTTCATTACGATGGTTTTGGGCTATCGGAAGCGATGTTAGAACAGGCGATCGCAGTTAGCAACCAAGCCCAACCAGATTTAGTATTATTGACTGGAGACTATGTTAACAGAAGCCCACAACCAATTCACAAGCTAGTGCTAAGGCTGAAAAATCTCCAAAGTCGTACAGGTATTTATGCCATACTGGGCAACCACGATATATGTTATCAACACTCAAGAGCAGAAATTACAGATGCTTTCAATAAAATTGGTGTTCCTGTTCTTTGGAATGACATCGCTTATCCCCTAGGAAAAGAATTGCCATTAGTAGGGTTAGCAGATCGTTACTCGCAAGAATTTAACCCTGTACCAGTCATGAATCAGCTAGATCCTGATATTCCGCGGATTGTGCTGTCTCACAACCCTGATACTGCAGAATTATTGCAAGCATGGCGTATAGATTTGCAATTATCTGGTCATACTCATGGTGGTCAAATCGTAATTCCCAGATTTGGCCCAGCATTAGCATATTACAGAAAAATTGTGCAAAAAATTCCTAAAAAAGTGCGTCAATTTATGCCATTTTTGCAAGTGAGTAACTATACAGTAAGACATTGGGAATGGGCACAGGGTTTACATCAAATAGGCAAAAATCAATTATATGTCAATCGTGGGTTAGGTACTTATTTACCAGGACGTTTATTTTGTCGCCCAGAAGTGACTATCATCACCCTACAAAGTCAGTAA
- a CDS encoding restriction endonuclease, with the protein MTSSLEKAYIQDYIHFEQHVAKLMHKAGWKVETAKPNQRGYDLVIKKDNLVCAVQVKWLKNNVTAPQLLGFANFLDSNEGQEFNFGCFITTKGFGGPAQALIRSWNKNTKIRCGIALENKLEMVDGIPSDIYVGDINPNGKDSTRKVYFGVFTCKGGVGKTTVAAHLAGALALQGFNIALVDLDPEENLQKLVGDGVFVPNPQGVGTTIQVFDGNDWHEDSARDCQIVICDCSPALERNPQEIVKRLDYCIIPTTLNPLGINKHGKVIQATVEEIRDINKTAHLFVLVNNFKDPGIRRFKLLKDVYFDAYKEISKTDDKFHCINPEEVCIRASDLLYYWGIHIIENPANPASRLAFDLIGGRCYPREDFIKLADYIETKAGIGVLRAN; encoded by the coding sequence ATGACATCATCTTTAGAGAAAGCATACATTCAAGACTATATACATTTTGAGCAGCATGTAGCAAAACTAATGCATAAGGCTGGCTGGAAAGTTGAAACTGCTAAACCTAACCAGCGTGGTTATGATTTAGTGATCAAAAAAGACAATTTAGTATGTGCTGTTCAGGTGAAATGGCTAAAAAATAATGTGACTGCACCCCAGCTTTTAGGCTTTGCTAATTTTTTAGATTCTAATGAAGGTCAGGAATTTAATTTTGGTTGCTTTATTACTACAAAAGGTTTTGGTGGGCCAGCACAGGCATTAATCAGATCTTGGAATAAAAATACTAAAATACGCTGTGGTATTGCTTTGGAAAATAAGCTGGAGATGGTTGATGGTATTCCTTCTGATATTTATGTAGGTGATATAAACCCTAATGGCAAAGATTCCACAAGAAAAGTTTATTTTGGAGTTTTTACTTGCAAAGGAGGGGTAGGGAAAACGACCGTAGCAGCACACTTAGCTGGAGCATTAGCTCTACAAGGATTTAATATTGCTCTGGTGGATTTAGATCCAGAAGAAAATCTGCAAAAGTTAGTAGGCGATGGCGTTTTTGTTCCTAATCCACAAGGTGTCGGTACAACTATTCAAGTATTTGATGGCAATGATTGGCATGAAGATTCTGCTCGTGATTGTCAAATAGTGATTTGCGATTGCTCGCCTGCACTAGAACGTAATCCCCAAGAGATAGTTAAGCGATTAGATTATTGCATTATTCCCACAACATTAAATCCTTTGGGAATTAACAAGCATGGCAAAGTAATTCAAGCAACTGTTGAAGAAATACGCGATATTAATAAAACCGCTCATTTATTTGTCCTGGTCAATAACTTTAAAGACCCTGGTATCAGACGTTTCAAGCTTCTAAAAGATGTCTATTTTGATGCTTATAAGGAAATTAGTAAGACAGATGATAAGTTTCATTGTATAAATCCAGAAGAAGTTTGTATTCGGGCTAGCGACCTACTTTATTACTGGGGTATTCATATTATTGAAAATCCAGCAAATCCTGCCAGTAGATTAGCATTTGATCTTATAGGTGGAAGATGCTATCCGCGGGAAGATTTTATAAAATTAGCTGATTACATTGAAACGAAAGCTGGTATAGGAGTTTTGCGGGCTAACTGA
- the sat gene encoding sulfate adenylyltransferase, giving the protein MSHHPEAIAPHGGQLVNRIATPEQREEFLSKAEFLPRVQLDERAVSDLEMIAIGGFSPLTGFMNQEDYDRVVTEMRLANGLVWSIPITLSVTEEVASPLQEGGLIRLDNPNGEYIGVLQLSQKYTYDKTREAINVYRTDDAKHPGVQVLYNQGSVNLAGDVWLLQRDSHPHFPAYQIDPAASRQMFQTKGWKTIVGFQTRNPIHRAHEYIQKCALETVDGLFLHPLVGATKEDDIPADVRMRCYEILLEHYYPVDRVILAINPAAMRYAGPREAIFHALVRKNYGCTHFIVGRDHAGVGDYYGTYDAQYIFDEFEPGELGIVPMMFEHAFYCTRTKQMATTKTSPSKPEERVHLSGTKVREMLRRGELPPPEFSRPEVAAELARAMKVQVLA; this is encoded by the coding sequence TTGAGTCACCATCCAGAAGCCATAGCCCCGCACGGTGGACAGTTGGTTAATCGCATTGCCACACCAGAACAAAGAGAAGAGTTTCTCTCAAAGGCTGAGTTTTTGCCAAGAGTGCAACTTGACGAGCGAGCCGTTTCTGATTTAGAGATGATTGCGATCGGCGGTTTTAGTCCACTCACAGGTTTTATGAACCAGGAAGACTACGATCGCGTGGTTACAGAAATGCGCCTAGCTAACGGTCTTGTGTGGTCAATTCCTATTACACTGTCGGTAACCGAAGAAGTAGCTTCTCCACTCCAGGAAGGTGGCTTAATTCGTCTGGATAACCCCAATGGCGAGTATATCGGGGTTTTACAGCTATCCCAAAAGTATACCTACGACAAAACCCGCGAAGCTATTAATGTCTATCGCACTGATGATGCTAAACATCCAGGCGTGCAAGTACTCTATAACCAAGGGTCTGTAAATCTGGCTGGTGATGTCTGGCTATTACAACGCGATTCCCATCCTCATTTTCCCGCCTACCAAATCGATCCTGCCGCATCTCGGCAAATGTTCCAAACCAAAGGCTGGAAAACTATTGTTGGCTTTCAAACTCGTAATCCCATCCACCGCGCCCATGAATATATTCAAAAGTGCGCTTTGGAAACCGTAGATGGTCTATTTTTGCACCCATTAGTAGGGGCAACAAAAGAAGATGACATCCCGGCTGATGTGCGGATGCGCTGCTATGAAATTTTGCTGGAACATTACTATCCTGTGGATCGGGTGATTTTGGCAATTAACCCAGCCGCTATGCGTTACGCTGGCCCCAGAGAAGCCATTTTCCATGCTTTAGTCCGCAAGAACTACGGTTGTACTCACTTTATTGTGGGACGCGATCATGCAGGCGTTGGTGATTACTATGGCACCTACGATGCTCAATACATCTTTGATGAATTTGAGCCTGGTGAATTAGGGATTGTCCCCATGATGTTTGAACACGCGTTTTACTGTACGCGTACCAAACAAATGGCGACAACCAAAACTAGTCCCAGTAAACCAGAAGAACGCGTCCACCTATCAGGAACCAAAGTCAGAGAAATGCTGCGCCGGGGTGAACTACCTCCCCCAGAATTTTCTCGTCCAGAGGTAGCAGCGGAGTTAGCAAGAGCAATGAAAGTGCAAGTTTTGGCTTAG
- a CDS encoding hydrogenase maturation protease, translating to MSNVVAIGYGNDLRSDDGIGQRVAHALDFNNVKSLAVHQLTPELADTLASADLAIFIDACVASESTEVQVKPLSPEFSNVIAGHTADPRSLLALTQALYGYCPPAWWVIVPGENFAIGDRLSEFAETGVAIALEKITQIINQDYR from the coding sequence ATGAGTAATGTAGTAGCAATCGGTTATGGTAATGACTTACGTAGTGATGATGGTATTGGACAACGTGTAGCTCATGCCTTGGATTTTAACAACGTCAAATCTCTGGCTGTTCATCAACTCACTCCAGAACTTGCAGATACTTTAGCAAGTGCTGATTTAGCAATTTTTATTGATGCTTGTGTAGCTTCCGAAAGTACTGAAGTGCAAGTAAAACCCCTCTCTCCAGAATTTTCCAACGTTATCGCCGGACACACAGCAGATCCGCGATCGCTTTTAGCATTAACACAAGCACTTTATGGTTATTGTCCCCCAGCTTGGTGGGTAATCGTCCCAGGAGAAAATTTTGCCATAGGCGATCGCCTTTCAGAATTTGCAGAAACAGGCGTGGCGATCGCTTTAGAAAAAATTACGCAAATTATTAATCAAGATTACAGGTAG